Part of the Paracoccus sp. MC1862 genome, CGGGCGGATCACGGCGCGGGTGCTGAAGCACGAACTGCCGCACAAGGAACTGTTCGACGAATACCGGCTGTTCGACCCCGGCCCGATCAGTGGCCCCTATGCCGTCGATGGCGTCCGCATCGGCAGCCCCATCTGCGAGGATGCCTGGTGGCCGGGCGTGTCCGAGACGCTGGCCGAGACGGGGGCCGAGATCCTCGTGGTGCCGAACGGCAGCCCTTATCACCGGAACAAGCTGGACCTGCGGATGGGCCACATGGTCGCCCGCGTGGTCGAGACGGGGCTGCCGCTGGTCTACCTGAACATGGTCGGCGGGCAGGACGATCAGGTCTATGACGGGGCAAGCTTCGTGCTGAACCCCGGCGGGCACAAGGTGGTGCAGCTTGCGCCCTTCGAGGAGGCGGTGGCCCATGTCGACTTCACCCGCACGCCGGAGGGCTGGCGGGCCGAGCGCGGCGAGATGGTCCCGCAGCCCGATGAATGGGAACAGGATTACCGGGCGATCTGCCTCGGGCTTGGGGATTACGTTCGCAAGTCGGGCTTCCGCAAGGTGCTGCTGGGCCTGTCGGGCGGCATCGATTCGGCGCTGGTCGCGGCCATTGCCGCCGACGCTCTGGGACCGGAGAACGTGCGCGGAGTGCGGCTGCCGTCCGAATATTCCTCGCAGGGGTCGCTCGACGACGCCGAGGAACTGGCGCGGCGGCTGGGCATCCGCATGGACACGATTCCGATCACCGGGCCGGTTGATGCGGTGACGCAGGCGCTGTCGGGGGTGATGGCGGGCACCGCGCCCGACCTGACCGAGGAGAACATCCAGTCCCGCCTGCGGGGCGTGCTGCTGATGGCGGTGTCCAACAAGTTCGGCGAGATGCTGCTGACCACCGGCAACAAGTCCGAGGTCGGCGTGGGCTATGCCACGATCTACGGCGACATGGCGGGCGGCTACAATCCGCTGAAGGATCTTTACAAGACGCGGGTGTTCCAGACTTGCCGCTGGCGGAACGAGAACCACCGCGGCTGGATGCAGGCGCCCGCGGGCGAGGTGATCCCGCCGGTCATCATCGACAAGCAGCCCTCGGCCGAACTGCGCCCGGACCAGACCGACCAGGACAGCCTGCCGCCCTATGAGGTGCTGGACGCGATCCTCACCGGGATGGTCGAGCGCGACGAGTCGATCGCCGACCTGGTGGCTGCGGGCCATGACCCCCAGACGGTGCGGCAGGTCGAGCGGCTGCTTTATACCAGCGAGTGGAAGCGGTATCAGGCCGCCCCCGGTCCCCGCGTCTCGCCCCGGTCCTTCTGGCTCGACCGGCGCTATCCGCTGGTCAACAGGTGGCGCGATCCGGCAGTTGATTGAACGGAAGGCCTTGGTGGACTAGATTGAGTTAGTCCACCAAGGGATGCCGCCATGAAGACCGTGAACATGCACGAGGCCAAGACCCATCTTTCGCGTCTTGTCGAAGGCGTGGAAAAGGGCGAGCCCTTCATCATCGCCCGCGCCGGCAAGCCGGTGGTCAAGGTGACGCTTGTGGAACAGCCGGCACCGCGGCGCCTGGGCTTCATGCAGGGCCAGTTCGAGGTGCCGGACGACTTCGACGACATGATGGCCGAAGAAATCCAGGCGATGTTCGAGGGCAAGTATGACGGCAGCGGGCTTTACGTCCCGCCCGACCAGCGGAAGCCCAGGGCGTGAACCTGCTGATCGACACGCATCTGCTGATCTGGGGGGCCGTCGCCGTCCAGAAGCTGCCTCCGGCGGCGGTGACGCTGATGAGCGATCCCGAGAACCGGCTGCATTTCAGCACCGCGAGCCTGTGGGAGATCGCGATCAAGTTCGCCCAGGGCCGCCCGGATTTCACCGTTGATCCGGCGTCCTTCCGTCCCGGCCTTCTGGCCAACGGCTACCTTGAACTGCCGGTCGAGGGGCGGCATTGCCTTGCCATCCCCACCCTGCCGCCGGTGCATGGCGATCCCTTCGACCGGATGCTGGTCGCGCAGGCGATGACCGAGGGGATGCAGCTTCTGACCGCCGACCGGCGCGTGGCGGAATATGGCGGGCCGGTGCGGATGGTGTGACCGGGTGACGAGGAAGGTGCGTGGCGACCACGCACCCTACGTCCATGTCCATGATTCTTTGGAAATGATAAAATCCACCGGCGCGAAATCCGCAGAAGCGTAGGGTGCGTGCTTTGCACGCACCGTTCAGCCGCACAGGCGTCGCGGAGTTGTTCTGCACGCACCGTCCCGCCGACCCCTCACACCACCAGATCGAACCGCTGCCCCTCGGTCGCACCGAACACCTGCCGGTAGTGGCGGATCAGGTCCGCAGGCCCGGTCGCCTTTTCGGGGTTGTCCGACAGCTTGACCGTGGGCCGCCCGTTCGCGGCCGCCGCCTTGCAGACGAGGCTGAAGGGCGCGAGCCCGTCGCCCGGCACCAGCCCGCGGAAGTCGTTGGTCAGCAACGTCCCCCAGCCGAAGCTGACCTTCACGCGCCCGTTGAAGCGGTGGAACAGCGCCGCGATCTCCTCTACGTCCAGCCCGTCCGAGAAGATCACCAGCTTCTGCGCCGGGTCCTCGCCCCGCGATTTCCACCATCGGATCGCATATTCCGTCACCGCCACCGGGTCGCCCGAATCGATGCGGATGCCGGTCCAGCCCGCCAGCCAGTCGGGCGCGCTGTCGAGGAACCCCGGCGTGCCGTAGGTGTCGGGCAGGATGACGCGCAGGTTGCCGTCATGTTCCTCGTGCCAGTCGGCCAGCACGCGGTAGGGGGCCTGCCGCAGTTCCTCGTCCGTCTCGGCCAGGGCGGCATAGACCATCGGCAGTTCATGGGCATTGGTGCCGATCGCCTCGATGTCGCGGCGCTGGGCGATCAGGCAGTTCGAGGTGCCGGTGAAACGCTCGCCCAGGCCCTCGATCATCGCCTGCACGCACCAGTCCTGCCACAGGAAGGAATGCCGCCGCCGCGTCCCGAAATCGGCGATCCGAAGATCGGGGCCGAGCGCCCGCAGCGCCTCGATCTTTTCCCAGATCCGGGTCATGGCGCGGGCGTAAAGCACCTGCAGCTCGAACCGGCCCATGTCCTTCAGCACCGCGCGGGACCGCAGTTCCATGATGATGGCGAGCGCCGGGATTTCCCACAGCATCACCTCGGGCCAGCGGCCCTCGAAGGTCAGTTCATACTGGCCGTCTCGCTTTTCAAGGTGATAGGCGGGCAGGCGCAGGTTTTCGAGGAACTCCATGAAGTCGGGACGGAACATCTGGCGCTTGCCGTAGAAGGTGTTGCCCCGCAGCCAGGTCGATTCCCCCCGCGTCAGCGAGACGCCGCGCACATGGTCAAGCTGCTCGCGCAACTCGCCCTCGTCGATCAGTTCAGCGAGGCGGATGTCCTTTGACCGGTTGATCAGCCGGAAGGTCACGGACACGTCCGGCCGGTAGCGGAAGACCGACTGGCACATCAGCAGCTTGTAGAAGTCGGTGTCGATCAGGGACCGGACGATCGGGTCGATCTTCCACTTGTGGTTGTAGACACGAGTGGCGATGTCAATGGTGGGGATCATCATGAGACCGTGACTCCTGCCGCCTGCATGGCCGCGCGCGCCGCGTCGAGCGAGCCGTCGAGGTCGATGGCGCGGGTGGCCTCCTCGATCACGAAGGACCGGAAGCCCAGCTTCGCCGCGTCGATGGCCGACCAGGCCACGCAGAAATCATGGGCGAGGCCCGCGAAATGCAGGTCCGTCAGGCCCCGCTCGCGCAGGTAGCCCGCCAGACCCGTGGGTGTGGTCCGGTCGTTCTCGAAGAAGGCGGAATAGCTGTCGATGCCGGGGCGGAAGCCCTTGCGGATCACCAGATCGGCGCGGGCGCTGTCCAGACCGGGATGGAACGCCACGCCGTCCGAGCCGATGACGCAGTGGCGCGGCCACAGCACCTGGTCGCCGTAAGGCATCCGCAGGGTGGAAAAGGCTTGCGCGCCCGGATGGTTGGCGGCGAAGCTGGAATGATTCCCGGGGTGCCAGTCCTGCGTCAGGATGACGGCGTCTAAGCCTTGCATCAGCGCGTTGACAGGGGCCACGATCTCGTCCCCGCCGGCCACGGCAAGGGCGCCTCCGGGGCAGAAATCGACTTGAAGATCAACCACGATCAGGGCGCGCATGTGATTTCCCGAAGAGGACGGCGAACCTTAGGAAGCGTTCCGGGTTGCGTCAACGTGAAGTGCCATCCGGCAGTCCGGAACGATCAGCATTGCGCCAGCCGCATAGCCGCCGCGCGCTGGTATCTGGCTGCAAATCTACTTACCGCACCGCGAATCGTCTGAACCGATGGAGGAGTTGCATGACCGACCATAGCCGGATGGAAACCGCGCGGGATCTTGAGGAGGACGCGCCCTCGGGACGATCCGCCGGGGTGATGTGGTCCCTGCGGGCGCTGGGGGTGATCGTGGCGCTTGCGGTCTATGCGCTGCTCGGCTCGCAGGAGGACCTGACGCCCGATGGCCGCGCCGTCGCCGCGATCATGGCGCTGATGGCGACATGGTGGATGACCGAGGCGTTGCCGCTGTCGATCACCTCGCTGCTGCCCATCGTGCTGGTGCCCGCCCTGACGGACCGCACCGTGGGCCAGGCGACCTCGCCTTATGCCAGTTCCACCATCTTCCTGTTCCTCGGCGGCTTCCTGCTGGCCATCGCGATGGAGAAATGGAACCTGCATCTGCGCATCGCCCTGATGACGCTGAAGCGGGTCGGGCTGCATCCGCGCCGGATGGTGCTGGGGATGATGCTCGCCACCGCCTTCCTGTCGATGTGGGTGTCCAACACCGCGACTGCGCTGATGATGCTGCCCATCGCGACCTCGGTGCTGGCCTTGGTGATCGAGCGCAGCGGGCGGCGGGCCGATGCCCAGGCGCTGGCCGATGGGGCGACGATCAGCGATGCGGTCAAGGACCGCGACATCGCCAATTTCGGCGTCTGCATCGTGCTGGCGGTGGCTTGGTCGGCCTCCATCGGCGGCATCGGCACGCTGATCGGCAGCCCGCCCAACGCCATCGTCGCGGGCTATGCCGCCGAGACGCTGGGCCGCCCCATCGGCTTCGTCAACTGGATGATGATCGGGGTGCCGCTGGCCTTTGTCTTCGTCTTCATCGGCTGGTTCCTGATGACGCGGGTGATGTACCGCTTCGACCTGCCCGAGATCCCCGGCGGGCGCGGGCTGATCGAGGAACAGATCCGCGAACTCGGCCCGCTGAGCCAGGGCGAGCGGATGGTGCTGCTGGTCTTCCTGGGCGCCGCCTTCTTCTGGATCGTGCCGAGCATCCTGGCCTCGATCCCCTCCATCGCGGCCGTTGCGCCCTGGCTGGGGGGCTTCGACGACACCGCGACCGCTATCGCGGCCGGCATCCTGCTGTTCATCCTGCCCGGCCGCGGCCGGACCCAGATGCTGCTGGAATGGAAGGACGCCGAGGAAGGGCTGCCCTGGGGCGTCCTGCTGCTGTTCGGCGGCGGCCTGAGCCTTGCCGCGGCGGTGTCCGCGACCGGGCTGGACGCCTGGTTCGGGGAACGGGTGTCGGGCCTCGGCAGCCTGCCCACGGTCTGGCTGGTGGTCGCGCTGGCGGCGATCGTGGTGATGGTGTCCGAGATCGCCTCGAACACCGCCATGGCGGCGACCATCGTGCCGATCCTGGGCGTGGTGGCGCCGGGCATCGGGGTGGACCCCTTCCTGCTGCTGGTCCCGGCGACGCTGGCGCTGAGCCTGGCCTTCATGCTGCCGGTGGGCACGCCGCCCAACGCCATCGTCTTCGCCACCGGCCGCGTCACGATGGCGCAGATGGTCCGGGGCGGGGCGCTGATGAACGCGGTCAGCGTCGTGCTGATCACGCTGGCGGCCTATATCCTCGGCCCCATCGCGCTGGGGATCGAGTTCTGATCCCCGTCGCATGAGCTTGCCTTCATGGGCGCGGCCGGTCTAGGCCG contains:
- a CDS encoding NAD+ synthase, which translates into the protein MTDRFRLTIAQLNATVGDLTGNAAQARAAWDQAKAVGAQMVALPEMFLTGYQTQDLVLKPAFLDDCQRVVERLAADCADGPALGIGVPWRVEGKLHNAWVVLQGGRITARVLKHELPHKELFDEYRLFDPGPISGPYAVDGVRIGSPICEDAWWPGVSETLAETGAEILVVPNGSPYHRNKLDLRMGHMVARVVETGLPLVYLNMVGGQDDQVYDGASFVLNPGGHKVVQLAPFEEAVAHVDFTRTPEGWRAERGEMVPQPDEWEQDYRAICLGLGDYVRKSGFRKVLLGLSGGIDSALVAAIAADALGPENVRGVRLPSEYSSQGSLDDAEELARRLGIRMDTIPITGPVDAVTQALSGVMAGTAPDLTEENIQSRLRGVLLMAVSNKFGEMLLTTGNKSEVGVGYATIYGDMAGGYNPLKDLYKTRVFQTCRWRNENHRGWMQAPAGEVIPPVIIDKQPSAELRPDQTDQDSLPPYEVLDAILTGMVERDESIADLVAAGHDPQTVRQVERLLYTSEWKRYQAAPGPRVSPRSFWLDRRYPLVNRWRDPAVD
- a CDS encoding type II toxin-antitoxin system Phd/YefM family antitoxin, giving the protein MKTVNMHEAKTHLSRLVEGVEKGEPFIIARAGKPVVKVTLVEQPAPRRLGFMQGQFEVPDDFDDMMAEEIQAMFEGKYDGSGLYVPPDQRKPRA
- a CDS encoding type II toxin-antitoxin system VapC family toxin, translating into MNLLIDTHLLIWGAVAVQKLPPAAVTLMSDPENRLHFSTASLWEIAIKFAQGRPDFTVDPASFRPGLLANGYLELPVEGRHCLAIPTLPPVHGDPFDRMLVAQAMTEGMQLLTADRRVAEYGGPVRMV
- the pncB gene encoding nicotinate phosphoribosyltransferase, translating into MMIPTIDIATRVYNHKWKIDPIVRSLIDTDFYKLLMCQSVFRYRPDVSVTFRLINRSKDIRLAELIDEGELREQLDHVRGVSLTRGESTWLRGNTFYGKRQMFRPDFMEFLENLRLPAYHLEKRDGQYELTFEGRWPEVMLWEIPALAIIMELRSRAVLKDMGRFELQVLYARAMTRIWEKIEALRALGPDLRIADFGTRRRHSFLWQDWCVQAMIEGLGERFTGTSNCLIAQRRDIEAIGTNAHELPMVYAALAETDEELRQAPYRVLADWHEEHDGNLRVILPDTYGTPGFLDSAPDWLAGWTGIRIDSGDPVAVTEYAIRWWKSRGEDPAQKLVIFSDGLDVEEIAALFHRFNGRVKVSFGWGTLLTNDFRGLVPGDGLAPFSLVCKAAAANGRPTVKLSDNPEKATGPADLIRHYRQVFGATEGQRFDLVV
- the pncA gene encoding bifunctional nicotinamidase/pyrazinamidase — its product is MRALIVVDLQVDFCPGGALAVAGGDEIVAPVNALMQGLDAVILTQDWHPGNHSSFAANHPGAQAFSTLRMPYGDQVLWPRHCVIGSDGVAFHPGLDSARADLVIRKGFRPGIDSYSAFFENDRTTPTGLAGYLRERGLTDLHFAGLAHDFCVAWSAIDAAKLGFRSFVIEEATRAIDLDGSLDAARAAMQAAGVTVS
- a CDS encoding DASS family sodium-coupled anion symporter; translated protein: MTDHSRMETARDLEEDAPSGRSAGVMWSLRALGVIVALAVYALLGSQEDLTPDGRAVAAIMALMATWWMTEALPLSITSLLPIVLVPALTDRTVGQATSPYASSTIFLFLGGFLLAIAMEKWNLHLRIALMTLKRVGLHPRRMVLGMMLATAFLSMWVSNTATALMMLPIATSVLALVIERSGRRADAQALADGATISDAVKDRDIANFGVCIVLAVAWSASIGGIGTLIGSPPNAIVAGYAAETLGRPIGFVNWMMIGVPLAFVFVFIGWFLMTRVMYRFDLPEIPGGRGLIEEQIRELGPLSQGERMVLLVFLGAAFFWIVPSILASIPSIAAVAPWLGGFDDTATAIAAGILLFILPGRGRTQMLLEWKDAEEGLPWGVLLLFGGGLSLAAAVSATGLDAWFGERVSGLGSLPTVWLVVALAAIVVMVSEIASNTAMAATIVPILGVVAPGIGVDPFLLLVPATLALSLAFMLPVGTPPNAIVFATGRVTMAQMVRGGALMNAVSVVLITLAAYILGPIALGIEF